In Streptomyces sp. 71268, the DNA window CAGAACGAAGGAACGACGAACCTCAACATGAGCACGACGACAGTGGAGCGCCCCGCTCCCGGCGGCCTCACGGCCGTCCGCCGGCGGCGGAGCGTGGGCCTGGGCACGCTGGTGGTGGTCCTCGTCGTCGCCGCGGGGCTCTCGCTGGCGGTCGGCGCACGCGCGCTCAGCCCCGCCGAGGTCTGGCACGGGCTGTTCGCCGCGCCCGACGCCGACCAGCGGCTCACCGAGATCAGGCTCATCATGCGCACCGTGCGGGTCCCCCGGACGGTGCTCGCGGTCGTGGCGGGTCTCGCGCTGGGGGTGGGCGGGGCGTTGATCCAGGGTTACACGCGCAATCCCATAGCCGATACGGGCCTGCTGGGGGTGAACGCCGGCGCCTCGTTCGCCGTGGTGACGGTGATCGCCGTGTTCGGGTTGACCGACCCGCTCCAGTACGTCTGGTTCGCCTTCGCCGGGGCGGCGGTCGCCGGCGTCGTCGTCTTCGGCCTGGCGAGCATCGGACGCGGGGCGGGCAACCCCCTGACGCTCGTCCTGGCCGGACAGGGCATCACCGTCTTCCTCACCGCGATGACCACGGGCGTCGCGCTGTCCGACCAGAAGTCGCTGAACGCGCTGCGGTTCTGGAACTCGGGCTCGGTGGCCGGCGTCGGGTTCGACGTCATCTGGCCGGTGACCGCGTGCGTGGCTGTCGGCCTGGTGCTGGCGGCGATCACCCTGCCCGCCCTCAACCTGCTCAACCTGGGCGAGGACGTGGCGCGGGGGCTCGGGGTCAACATCGCGGCGAGCCGGACCCTCGGCATCGTCGCGATCACCCTGCTCGCGGGGGCGGCCACGGCGGCGTGCGGGCCCATC includes these proteins:
- a CDS encoding iron ABC transporter permease, with translation MSTTTVERPAPGGLTAVRRRRSVGLGTLVVVLVVAAGLSLAVGARALSPAEVWHGLFAAPDADQRLTEIRLIMRTVRVPRTVLAVVAGLALGVGGALIQGYTRNPIADTGLLGVNAGASFAVVTVIAVFGLTDPLQYVWFAFAGAAVAGVVVFGLASIGRGAGNPLTLVLAGQGITVFLTAMTTGVALSDQKSLNALRFWNSGSVAGVGFDVIWPVTACVAVGLVLAAITLPALNLLNLGEDVARGLGVNIAASRTLGIVAITLLAGAATAACGPIAFLGLMVAHVARYLTGPDYRWLVPYAGVLGAVVLLVCDIVGRLVVRPGELDAGVVVALLGAPFFAVLVWRGKFKSA